GGGGGAGGGCCGCACTGGCGGGCCCTCCCCCAACCGGTCAATTCTTAGGTGTCCGCTCGTGCGTCTCCGGCTAGGCCGAGGCGGCCGCCACACGGCTGCGCACCGGTTCCTCCGTCAGCTTGCCCTGCTGCAGGCGGAAGCGGCGGTCCGTCTTGTTGGCAAGGGCGCGGTCGTGCGTGACCACGAGGATGGTGGTGTTGTGGTCCCGGCTGAGCGAGCTGAGGAGCTCGATGATGTGGTCACCGGTCTGCTCGTCGAGGTTTCCCGTTGGTTCGTCCGCGAGGATCAGCTTGGGGGCGTTGCCGAGAGCCCGGGCGATGGCAACCCGCTGCTGCTCACCGCCGGAAAGCCTGTTGATGCGCCGGTCATGCTTCTCCGGATCCAGCTGGACCTGCTCCAGCAGCTCTTTGGCGCGCTGCATCCGGGCGGCCTTGCGCATTCCGGCAAACTCCATGGGCAGCATCACGTTGTCCACTGCCGAGAGGTTGGGGATCAGGTTGAACTGCTGGAAGACAAAGCCGATGTCCCGCCGGCGGTATTCGGTCAGCTTCCCGTCGGGCATGCTGGCAAGGCTCACGCCGTTGACGACGACGTCACCGCTGGTGGGCTTGTCCAGGGCGCCCAGGAGCGACAACAGGGTGCTCTTTCCACTGCCGCTCTTACCGACGATGGAGGCGAGGGTTCCCTGCTCCAGCTCGAAGCTGACGTCGTTGACGGGTTTAGTGGTGCGGTCACCGGAGTTGAAGGTGCGGACCAGGTTCTTGACTTCAATCATGGCTATTCTCCTCGCAGGACTTCGATGGGACGGATGCGTGCCGTGAGCAGCGCCGGGACAAGCGCGCCGATGATGGCGACGCCGAAGACAGCGCCGATGCCCGCGACGATAACGCCGGGGGATGCACTGGCCGTGACGGAGGTCATCAGCTGCGCTGCCCCGCCGAATGGTCCTCCCTGGCCGCCGGGGAACCCAGCGCCGCCCGGCATGCCGGCACCTCCGGCAGCCCCGGCCATGGCGGCCCCGCGGCCGGTGGTGGGAGCCGCCGTCGTGCTGGTGCTGTTGGTGCTGATCAGCGCCGAAGCGATCCCGCCGCTGGCGAAGGAAGCGATGGCGGCGCCCGCGGCACTCCCCAGGGCCGCCAAGACCAGGGCTTCAAGGACAAACTGCAGACCGATGGTGCGGTTGGGT
This genomic interval from Arthrobacter sp. SLBN-100 contains the following:
- a CDS encoding ABC transporter ATP-binding protein, with product MIEVKNLVRTFNSGDRTTKPVNDVSFELEQGTLASIVGKSGSGKSTLLSLLGALDKPTSGDVVVNGVSLASMPDGKLTEYRRRDIGFVFQQFNLIPNLSAVDNVMLPMEFAGMRKAARMQRAKELLEQVQLDPEKHDRRINRLSGGEQQRVAIARALGNAPKLILADEPTGNLDEQTGDHIIELLSSLSRDHNTTILVVTHDRALANKTDRRFRLQQGKLTEEPVRSRVAAASA